The DNA region AAGGGTTCAACATTAAATTGTGTTTATGAGAAAAATTAGCGCTGACGATTCGAAATTAAGCAGCTAGACAAGCTTAAGAAGCTGTATAGGGGATATAAGATAAAAGAGTTTACAGAGAAGAAGCTATTCGGAAAGCGTTGCGAATTAAAAGGTTTCTCTTTGTTCAAGTGTGGTCTCAATTTCGGTTTTGGTTGGCTTTGAATGTGGATCTGTCTGATTACTGTTTTAGTCGTACTTTCTCACTATTCTCAAAGTTCTTATCATTATCGGTTGTGGTATCGGAATCCGTCGCAACCGTCCCAGATGCCGGGGCGTCTGCATCACGACTGTACTCGGGGGTGGAGCTGCCCTTGACATAATCGGCGGTTATGTGAACACCTCGAATATCTGAACCAGGCACTATGAACATGGGATCCAGCAGCAGTTGTTCCTGAAAAGGATGATAAACATGTTTATGGTTTACCTCTTATTTGTTTCACAAATTCAATGTTTTACCATTATGGAGCGCAGTCCACGAGCTCCCGTGTGCCTTTCCATCGCCAGCTGGGCTATCGACTTTACAGCATCCTCGGTGAACGTAAGATCTACCTCATCAAGACCCAGGAGTGCCTTATATTGCGGCACTAGAGCGTTTCGCGGCTCGGTAAGGATACGCACAAGCATGCTAACGTTCAAACTGTGGAAGGGAACGATAACCGGGAAACGTCCAACGAATTCCTGCCAAACAAATTGGGTTTTAAAATAATCCAAGATTGTTTTATGACTACAtagtaatatttaaaacttcACTCCTGGTACTTACCGGTATCATGCCGAACTCAACGAGATCACGAGCCTGCACTTTGGTCAGGCATTTATCACGCTCCTCCTGGTCGTTGTCCATGGGACTGGCGGCTGATTGAGCTGCACGACGGCCAGATCCGCTGGTCGAAGGCATGCCGAAACCCAAATACTAAAAAGTATAAGAGGCAATCAGTGAGTAAAGGCTGAGTGAATAAAACTAACTTACCTTTTCGTTGAGACGACGTGCGATAAGCCTGTCCAGTCCTGTGTAGGCACCAGAGGCCACGAAAAGGATATTTGTGGTGTCCACCTGGACTGTTTCGCCACGCAGCTTGCGCGGGGAGTTCCGCTCCGGCACGTTGACCACTGTGCCTTCGAGCATTTTTAGCATGCCCTGCTGCACGCCCTCGCCTCCAACGTCACGAAGCTGGTGAATTCCGGGGACGGCACCGATTTTGTCCACCTCGTCGAGGAAAACAATGCCCGTCTGTGCGCGCTCTACATTGTAGTTGGCATCTTGCAGCAGCTTTGAAATAACGCTCTCGATGTCCTCGCCCACATAGCCCGCCTGTGTCAACGTGGTGCAGTCGCAAATGGCGAAGGGCACATCCAGGCACTTGGCTATGGTCTGGGCGATCAGCGTCTTACCGGATCCCGTGGGGCCCAACATGATTATGTTACTCTTCTCCAGTTTGACATCGCCGGACTGGCGGTCAAGTATTTCTGATCCGGATCGATGGTCGCCACCTCCACGCGCACTGCTGGATGATGCACCCGTTAGTCCTGCTCCAAGTCCAGGTCCTCCCATTCCCCCGCCCATGCCCATCTGAGACGGCGACTTTGGAGGCAGTTCGTTGCCCGGGGAGCTGTTCAGGGTGTGTCCTATACCGGTAATGTGTAGCAGGTCGGGCCGAGGAATACCATCTAGGCCGCCCCCGGATCCACTGGCACCAGCTCCCTGGTTTTGCAGTTGCGGCAGATTGTGGTGGATGCGCTTGTAGTGGTTGTAGACGGCCACTGCCAGCACCTTTTTGGCAAAGTCCTGTCCCACAACGTGCTTGTCCAGGTACTCCATTATCTTTTGTGGTGGAGGTGGCGGCTTGCGCTGGTTCTTGGGCTCGTCCTTGGTGCGCTGCTTGGTCTCCACTTCCGAGAGCACAACGAAGAAGTAGTTGCACTTGGCGCACTTAACGAACCGCGTCGAGCTCACAAAAGTCTCAACCTGGGTGCAGGCGCTGCCGCACTTTGGGCACGAGAGGAACTTGTCACTGCCGCCGCCTGGCGGATCGGCGCCACTAGCCGAACTGGCTCCAGAACCAGCCGCACTGCCTGGGCTCTTCGCTCCACTACCTCCCGACGCACTGGCTCCCCCTTCGCTGCCGCTACCACTGTCGCTGGAGTCCCCTGGCGTTCTGGAGGTGGCGTTGGTTACATCAATATATGCTGGTATTGCCATCGCGGGCTCCAATCTCATCAGTCGATTCCTTGCGCAGTTCCGTGTTGCTAGGTGGAAGCGTCTTACGCCGCAGTTGCTGTCATCCGCAGATCCTGCGCTTAGGATAACACATCTTGCCGAGCGCTGTGATTGACCAGCCCCGCTTCCTGGAAATAAAGTATATGTATCAATATAGATAACTGTGCTATAAAgaatttctttaaaaagtcGAGTTTATAAATTGCGTACAATTTGGTAGTCATCTAAGGTTTGTTGTCACTGTGCATGGATCCGAAAGATTTAAATTGTGTCTCGTGCACAAAGCAGAATAATGGAAGCATCGACCCCATGTGCGGGGTTAATGCTTTCCAAAGCACAGGCAATTGATAACAACAAAGGGAATCCGGGGAAGAGAGTCTCTAGATTGGCCCACAAAAACGAACTAACAAGTGGAGGCCAAGGGCAATTAGCATCTTCCGATATCGCAGATGACTCGCACCTTTTTCGCAGTAGTGCTATTCGAACAGGGCACTGATAATGGCTAATCTCGGAATTCACAGGTGCTGTACATTAGACAACAGAAAACAATCTCTGCAGGTTTCTTTCAGTGAAATTTGTGAGGTAAACTTCCGGCTCTCGCTTTCCTAACCTGCAGGCCAGCAAATATAATAACCAACAGTTGGCCATTAAATATGTGTAAAAAATTGCTCCACTGCAGACATGTAatgataaaacaaaaaatcattGCGTCAGAGCGGCAAGCAGTAGTTGCGCTACCTGGCCATTCGGGCCTTATTCAACAATTCAAGTTCAGTTGGTCCAAGAGCCACGCTTGTCTGATTGGAAACGTCGAGGGGGTGGCCTCCAATCAGATGCGTGTGGCTTGTGAATGTAAAGTCAGTTGGGCGAAACCCCTATTCAGCGACGCCACTGTGGCCCGTTGACCGCGAGCAGCTTTTTGGTATCAAAAGAAGACGACCTTCACTCAGTGTTTTGGTTGCTTGACACTAGACAAGAAAAGTTCAGCAAGCAGAGCAGCTAGAAAATTCTGATAAGCCAAATGGCGGGGGGTGGGTTGGGATTCCGATGCAGgctgtttttttgttgccattgccagttgttgttgattcACGGCTAATGACGCAGTTACGTATGCGATTggcagcacaacaacaacaatacgGGGCAGCACTTACCCTTTGCCCACACACTGTATTTGGGGCCCAGCAGGATAATCCGCCGCACCATGCTCATGGTGGCTGCTGCCCGCCGCCTATGCGCCTTCTACCTCTGTTCCTTCTACCGCTTCCTCCGCGCCCGCTGCAGTTGCTTCTGGACTCGGATTCCCCTGCGCCCCTGCTTTGCTTCGCTACTCAGCTGGCCgccgcttcttcttcttgctctGCTGATCTGCAAAGTTGATCTGTAAGTTGTTGTGACTCCTGCTGGGGATGGCTCGGCTTTTAGGGATTCCTCTTTTGTATCCACTTGTTGGTTTTCCGTCGCTCTCCAAAATGCGTCGCAATTTGGATGATTTTCCGCCTGCCTTGCTTTATTTTCGGAGGAAAATGGGGGGAATAGATTGCGCTCTGCACGTAATTTTTGTggctgtgtgcgtgcgtgtgatTCTCGTTGTTTTGGCTGCCACACTCGCTATGCTTCTTCTTGCTTATTCGGTGGTTATACCGTATTAAAAGATCCGCTAATTTGTAGGGTCTCCACCATTATCTGATCCAATTTTTGTCTCTTGTAAGTACTCggaaaatatggaaaaatcGCAGCAATCCAAGTAAACGATTACGATAGCAATCGATTGTTACTATCGGCCTCAGCTGTTCGCAGCTCTTCTTCTTCTCAATCTTCGGTGAGGCCGCGCAACGCACAGTGGAACACAAAGTGACATAAAGTGGACAAAAACGAGGAGCCAAAAACTGTGGCTTTGAAACTGGGAATTTTGTTGTCTGCTGGAATTTTGACTGTGTCGAGGCCGGAAAAGTAAATTTTTAACACGAAAATGTAAGAACGAGAATTTCGGAAAGATAACTCTTTTTTCTAAAGCATTCTGAGTTGAATTTCAACGTGGCATACATTTACACTACTTTACACTTAAGGCTAGATCATAGTTAATAGCCGGGTATGATGCGACCCTTCTTGCTGGCCGTCTTTAGTTTCCGGTTCTTCTTGTCCTTGCTGCGCTTATCCAGGTTCTCCTGTCGCTTTTTCTGCCGCTTCTCCTTGTCGTGCTCCACCTTCTGTTTGCGTTCCGTCCACTTGGTCTTAGACTTCTTCTTCTCCACGCGCCGCTTTTTAATGGCCTTTTGCAGGAGCTTGGTGTCGTCCTTGACCTTCTTGCCCTCGACCTTGTCGAAGGCGTTGCGCCAGGCGATGTCCGTCTGAATCTCCGCCGCCTTATCCGTTTCGCCCTGTTCGCGCAGCTCGCTTAGGTGCTTTTTGGTGTCGCGCAACTTCTTCAGAATCTCCTTGGGGTTTTGGTGTGACTTCTTGGCTTTGCCTCCTGGATTGGCGGCAAAGTCCACCTTGGAGTAGACGATCTTGGCCTCCTGGTTGTACACCGGCTGCACTTTGACCGGCTGAATATGTTCCTTGCTGTCCTCTGTCTCCTGTTCGGCCTTCACCAAGCCGTTCTTCAGCTTCTGGTGCTTGACGTTCTCGTTCTTGAGGTTTTTGGCCGAGGAGAGGAGCAGTTTCTGGACGCCCTTGCTGCGCTTCAACTTTTTGGACTCGCGCCGTTTCTGCTGGCGCTCCGTGGTGGGACCCTTCTTTTGACGCAGCTTGTTTTTGATGGAGGCTATGCGCGCCTCCACATCCTCGTCGTCTGAGTCttgttttttcagttttccctGGTTTCTCTTTTTCTTGTTGCCCGATTCCTCCGTGTCCGACAGCAGGTACTCTTCGTAGGTCTCCTCATCTGTAGGAAAAGCGATAAATTTAACGAATCAATGCTTTTCATAAATGGTTTTACCTTCTTGTTTGGAGTAGGGCACTTTGTGAGTGGTCAGTAGTTCCAAGACACGCTGATGGAACTTTTTGGTAATCGTGAGCAGGTCCTCCTTCTTGGGTTTCTGCTCCTTGTTGTGCGCGATTTCGTACTCCTCCCGGAGACATTTCACGACCTCCGCCTGGGTCATTTTcgatataaaataataataaaaatattatttacgcACGCACACGTGCAGAAAAGCAAGGCGGTTGGGTGCAGTGTGACCCCAAAGAATGTGGTTAAAATGTTTTCACTAGGGCAATGTCTGGCAACGCTGCAAGGTATGAAGGGTATTCCCTTACTCAAAGAAATAAAGCATTGATTTCAGATGTAATGAGGTTGAGAAGGCATAGGAGTTAGGTAACCGCAGTTCCATTTCATAAATCTCGCTTAAACCGTAGAAATCTCTATAAGCAGTCATCAAACAGTGTGACCAAatacacacttttgaaaaatgcgTTCTCCAGCCTTTTGTCATTTCTTAGCGCTCCCGCTACGGTCACACCCGTCTCACTTTTCCGTAAAACATCGTTGAAGAATGACTAATTTGCCAGTTTTAAGTATTTACTCAATGCCTAGCTAATTGCACAtcgcaaacaaacacacagaaGTTCAGTTTAAGTTGGAGACGCGAGCGGCACCAGCGAATCAGCCAAGATGAAGAGGCAgtttgcgaaaatcaaaatagCAGCCGAAAATCTGTCAAGGTAAGTTCAAAGGCCAGTCAGTCGGATGTCTGTGGGTGTGTGTAAATGCGCTCCAGGTGGACAGACAGGTGTGTTGCCTCATCacgaaagcagcagcagcagcagcaacaacaacagcaataacgACAACAGGCAGGCGACCACAGAGCAACTGCATCAATAACAAAGCGCGATGAcagcaataataacaacaacaaccacaacagtGGACTACTGATGATGACCTAACCCGTGTCAAAACCCCCTTTCGCACCCGCAGATCGAGCAAGTCTGACAGCAAGGACTCCGAGCTCGAGGCGATCGAGCGGCAGGTGGACAGGTACCGGGATACCATCGAGAAGATCGTCCGCAAGCTGCCGGCTCTGAGCGGCGGAGGCGGAAGTGGCAGCGGGAGCAGCGAGGAACAGGACAAGCGGACCAAGAAGAACAGCCACTACAAAATCGCCCAGGCCCTGGACGAATCCGCCAAGGAGCTGCCCAAGGACATGCCGCTGCAGAAGGTCCTCTCCAATTGCGGTTAGTTATCGGGCAAGCGGGATTTCAATGTGGCAGTCAGGGGCGTAGGCGGGCATTTGTTAGAGGGAGATGTAATGAGCCTTTTCTTCATCAAGTGATTATATATTGCAGTCAAACTGTTCATCTTGCTTCAGTTACCTACCTAGCTAATCATAGTTTGTTAGCAACATCTATTTGCTTATTTTGACAGTCTTAAAATAGTTCCCATTCCTACGGCCCTGGTGGGAGTCATGTTGTCGCTGCTGATAAGGCGCACAGTGGTTGTCGTTCGTTACAAATCCGATAATCGCCGCCAGACATGCACAATGGCACACGAATACGGGTACGGGTACGGGTTCGCAGGGGACTTGGAGAACACTCGCGGATGACTGTGTCACGGGCTTCGGTTTGTCTGTGTGTATTGGAGGCCTCGCCTTGTCGCTTGGCCTTGTGGCATTTACATTTCTCAACTGCAAACGgcaacatcgacatcgacgGCGTTTTTTAatcattattataatttttattatgaCTTTTTCGCTGCATTCTTTCGCAGCCCGTTCGTCGTGTGCCCGCAGCATTGGTATTGGTTATTATTTGCGGTTTCGGCATTGTCTATTTATAcacctttttgttttgccagcCAAGTTAGCCCGCCCCCATTGGCGCCCGCTTTTATTGCCCTGCTTCTATACAATTCACTGTCCGATTTACtgtgcatttcatttaaatttgttaCACATCGCGCGCGAAGTGGCATAACAAAGCCCGGTAAACGGCGATAATTATGCTATCTCGGTTAGCTGACTATCTGGCTAGCTGGttaataaaagtaaaagtcTGGGCCAAATTCATACATCATTGTATCGTCATGATCTCTTCTTCGCTGCCCATTTATTTCGTGGGCGCTCCCCCTATGCCGCATTACTCATTCCGagtgttatttttatttggctgtATTGTTTCCATTCGCTGTTTCCCCCTTTCAGGCAATGCAAAGTGCATATACTCGGAGATGCGTGTGCGTCAATTGCAATTGCCGTTTCTGCCGCAGTTGCAACCTCGCAGCGGTTCAAGAGCATCTCGGTGGTTGTGTAACGGCCAGGGATCTGGAGAGCCCCACGTCCCCCCGGGTTGTGTTCCCCACGTTCCTGATTAGACACGAACGTTTCCACATGCAACTATCGCAGCCACAGTGAACGTGTGTCCGTGGGTTAAGTAGGAGCTCCAATTGAACGTtcaggaaatcataattggGCCAAGCTGGGGAAATCGATCGCCAAACGATGCAAACTTGCTAAAAACGGTTTCTTTCGATCGGGCTATAAAGCATAAAGCATTGTCACAGTTTCGCATACAAATTTTCGGTGAATTAAATCCTGTTCCTTTGCAAATGTTTCGAAagtacatattattaaatcaaactCGATTTCAAGTTGACTTTAAGCAAAGATGGTTATATATCGGTTATATTCATTGTGTAACCTTAAGTTATAGCTTCTTTAATTCGAAAATTTGGGAGACGTAGACACCCCATCATAATGAGAAAAGCTTTTGTAAGTCATATTTACGACTTAATTTCTATggtaaataatatatcaaTGTTTAATTGCGAGCACAGCCACTTAAATGTTAGGCAACCACTTGAATGCTCGGGAGAAGCTACAACTCCAGACCCACGAAAACCAAAATTACCGCACCAAAATGAGCTTTTTGTCGCCAGTGTTATGTCGGTAATTGCGGTGAGATATCATCACACTTTAACCCACTGTGCGCCCTTTGCAACTTTTATTGTTAGCCACGATGCGCTTCAATTCAAGCCATTCAGCAAGGGGAGCCAGAAGCGAGCGTACCTCGAATGTTATACTCCAGTGCCGACGTCGTCTTCGCTTTGGACTCCGACTCCCTCATTCTCCGCCACCGCTTCCGCCTGCGCCTGTGCTTGTTCCTTCTGTGGTGGTGCGACCTTTTTGCCTCTACTTTGCCTCCATGGCGGGTTCAGCTGCTGAGGCTCGAGTCTCGGGGCACTCAACACAATTATCACAATTTTGCTTACTCAGCTCGTCAACCTATTCGCCGGGCACCTCCCCCTCGGATTGCTCCAATCTCGCCCCGCATCTAAGCGGAGCTGCTCCAGCAACTTGAAACCGGCACGCCAACATCTTTGCAGCTACCGCTTGGCGATAAGGTCTTAAATAAGCAGTGACTTCCTCACTTGCGGGTGGAATGAAATGGAATGCAAGAGGCTGCGCGATACACACAGCAAACTATCTCAATGTACTTGCGATTCACTTCATGATTGATAATGTTAGCAAAACACTGAGTGTTATAGTACTTATAATTTCCATTCCCTTGAAAAGATAGATTCGCTTTACATAGCTTtataaattcataatttaGTTGGGCTCTGGTACTAATTTTGGTTAATGTTTAAGATTCTAAGGATcacgaaattaaaaattagttttgcAATGATAAAGAAACTGATATTGCCACTTGATGTGTATATAAGATGTGTATATAAGAGGGACATATTATCTTTAGTATGCTTCTAATATTCCCGACATTTATTAAGGGGCAGATAGGTGAGGGCAATGGAGCTCCAGAGCCGATACTCatgtcagtgtgtgtgtttcccCATTGCAGGCGAGCTGGAGAAGACGATGGCCGAGTGCATTATCGAGAGCGAACTGGAGACGGAGACCAAGGTGGTGAGGCGGCTGAAGAACATCTTGGACAAGGAGATCCAGGAGATCTCCACGCTCAAGCGCAACGTGTCGCGCACTCTGCAGGAGTACACCTCGCTGAAGCGCAGTCATGAGGTGAGTGGCGATCATAAAACTAGCGCGGATTCGGCGTTACGTATATGCTCGGTGAATCGGTGAATCGGTGAACAGGCCAGAGAGAGTGAATAATGTTGGATTTCCGTTTTCGCCAAACTGTGCACGATGACAATGGGAgattgttaaattaattaagaaatCTGCTCGGTGGAAGTGATGGGCAGCGAAAAGTTACCTCAGCCGGTCAAGTGATTCGTTTTTCCCCAACGCAATCCAATCGCGAGGTTGTCTCTGATTGACGAAGAATAACAACGATTGTCGGTCGTTGGGGTTGACTGTATCCCTCTTGGCCAAAGTGCACCGTGGTTTGATTTCTTGTGTGTCACACCAGTTCAAGTTCGATTAGAAGTAAACAAAGTAAGAATTCCCAGAATGAAAGCAGCCGAAAGATAGGCCCGTCCCAGAATGAAATGCCAATTAAAGCTGAGCCCTCGCTTTTCAATCAATGTACAACCACTGTACAGAGGCGGATGCCAAGAAGCGCCGGCCAAAGAAgcaatcaatttttaatttccatttattattattaccatTGTTGTTGGTCTTTCTTTCATACTGGCTTTATCTCACGCCAGTTTCTATTgtattgtttgtttgccgTGCGTTTCGCTTTTGTCGTTTACGTTTTTATGATTCGAATCCGATACTCGACGCTGCTGCCTTATCGCCGACTTGGGACAGCTGGAGTGGGATGTGGCGGACCGGGGGAGATGAGATGGCAAGAACGGCTCTTTGGTGTTCCAATTTCTAGGCGTCCGATTGGTTCTGTCCCCTGGCGCCTTCAAGTGTGTTCGGTTAGAACAGTTATGGCCGGCTTCTGGACACAAAACTTACTTTTCGAGTTTCATTGTTTTCTGTCTTATCTTCGTATATTTTTCGCCCGTTTTTTCCTTCCGCTGTATTTTGTACAAATCACGACGCCGTTTGCCATATGGAGACGTCGGTCGGGGATGACTAGTCGCTGTAAATGTTGATGTATGTTGTCTTGCTTTCTGTTTAAGGTGTCGGAAGACGTTCATTGACTTGGCGACAGTGACATCATAATTGAAATGGGCGACCgctggccactggccactggctcTATCAGAAAATTCGAAACCCAAGTTATTTATACTCCCCAGTAATCTTATCGCCCATTAAACGCCCGTCGGCTTGCCATAATTCGCTAATCAGGCGCTCACCGATGCCTCGGTGCTGTTCTAATTGCACTCCCTGACATAGATCCGATCTGAAAACAATACGTACGCGTATGAGCACACGGCTGCCTTTGGAAGTGCTAAGTTTGGTGCCCGGAATGTGTAACTTGCGGTGCCAACTGGGATGTAGGTCGCCGAGAGGTTGCGGCTCATGGAAATGATGTGACTCAGTCACACTCCGATCCGATTTGCAGGTGGGGAGGGCGAGGAAATTGATAGGTGGATGCCATTGTCTTCTGGAGGCAGATAGCGACGCTTGCACTTACAGCTATTTGTCAcgatttgtttatatttaggGCTGTTGTGATACGGGAGCCGTGGGGTAGGATGATGAATGCCACCACCCCTTTGTTTGCTCACAAGGCGTAATGCTGTAGTAAGCAAAACTTACATCATAAAGCGGAAACTTTGTATACGCTGCACGCTGGATTACTCTACTCAAAGAATCTCTGTTTTGAACGTTAGCGGACCAAAATTCCGCAGAGGCAATGCGATTATGAATTATCTGAagaaatttataatttcaatCTTGATAAATTACAGTCTAGCCAATGTAAACATTGATATAAACGCTTTTATGGGTCAATCCTGAAACGC from Drosophila santomea strain STO CAGO 1482 chromosome 3R, Prin_Dsan_1.1, whole genome shotgun sequence includes:
- the LOC120454516 gene encoding ATP-dependent Clp protease ATP-binding subunit clpX-like, mitochondrial isoform X4: MSMVRRIILLGPKYSVWAKGSGAGQSQRSARCVILSAGSADDSNCGVRRFHLATRNCARNRLMRLEPAMAIPAYIDVTNATSRTPGDSSDSGSGSEGGASASGGSGAKSPGSAAGSGASSASGADPPGGGSDKFLSCPKCGSACTQVETFVSSTRFVKCAKCNYFFVVLSEVETKQRTKDEPKNQRKPPPPPQKIMEYLDKHVVGQDFAKKVLAVAVYNHYKRIHHNLPQLQNQGAGASGSGGGLDGIPRPDLLHITGIGHTLNSSPGNELPPKSPSQMGMGGGMGGPGLGAGLTGASSSSARGGGDHRSGSEILDRQSGDVKLEKSNIIMLGPTGSGKTLIAQTIAKCLDVPFAICDCTTLTQAGYVGEDIESVISKLLQDANYNVERAQTGIVFLDEVDKIGAVPGIHQLRDVGGEGVQQGMLKMLEGTVVNVPERNSPRKLRGETVQVDTTNILFVASGAYTGLDRLIARRLNEKYLGFGMPSTSGSGRRAAQSAASPMDNDQEERDKCLTKVQARDLVEFGMIPEFVGRFPVIVPFHSLNVSMLVRILTEPRNALVPQYKALLGLDEVDLTFTEDAVKSIAQLAMERHTGARGLRSIMEQLLLDPMFIVPGSDIRGVHITADYVKGSSTPEYSRDADAPASGTVATDSDTTTDNDKNFENSEKIGPF
- the LOC120454516 gene encoding ATP-dependent Clp protease ATP-binding subunit clpX-like, mitochondrial isoform X3 — translated: MSMVRRIILLGPKYSVWAKGSGAGQSQRSARCVILSAGSADDSNCGVRRFHLATRNCARNRLMRLEPAMAIPAYIDVTNATSRTPGDSSDSGSGSEGGASASGGSGAKSPGSAAGSGASSASGADPPGGGSDKFLSCPKCGSACTQVETFVSSTRFVKCAKCNYFFVVLSEVETKQRTKDEPKNQRKPPPPPQKIMEYLDKHVVGQDFAKKVLAVAVYNHYKRIHHNLPQLQNQGAGASGSGGGLDGIPRPDLLHITGIGHTLNSSPGNELPPKSPSQMGMGGGMGGPGLGAGLTGASSSSARGGGDHRSGSEILDRQSGDVKLEKSNIIMLGPTGSGKTLIAQTIAKCLDVPFAICDCTTLTQAGYVGEDIESVISKLLQDANYNVERAQTGIVFLDEVDKIGAVPGIHQLRDVGGEGVQQGMLKMLEGTVVNVPERNSPRKLRGETVQVDTTNILFVASGAYTGLDRLIARRLNEKYLGFGMPSTSGSGRRAAQSAASPMDNDQEERDKCLTKVQARDLVEFGMIPEFVGRFPVIVPFHSLNVSMLVRILTEPRNALVPQYKALLGLDEVDLTFTEDAVKSIAQLAMERHTGARGLRSIMEQLLLDPMFIVPGSDIRGVHITADYVKGSSTPEYSRDADAPASGTVATDSDTTTDNDKNFENSEKQIGPF
- the LOC120454516 gene encoding ATP-dependent Clp protease ATP-binding subunit clpX-like, mitochondrial isoform X1, which translates into the protein MSMVRRIILLGPKYSVWAKGSGAGQSQRSARCVILSAGSADDSNCGVRRFHLATRNCARNRLMRLEPAMAIPAYIDVTNATSRTPGDSSDSGSGSEGGASASGGSGAKSPGSAAGSGASSASGADPPGGGSDKFLSCPKCGSACTQVETFVSSTRFVKCAKCNYFFVVLSEVETKQRTKDEPKNQRKPPPPPQKIMEYLDKHVVGQDFAKKVLAVAVYNHYKRIHHNLPQLQNQGAGASGSGGGLDGIPRPDLLHITGIGHTLNSSPGNELPPKSPSQMGMGGGMGGPGLGAGLTGASSSSARGGGDHRSGSEILDRQSGDVKLEKSNIIMLGPTGSGKTLIAQTIAKCLDVPFAICDCTTLTQAGYVGEDIESVISKLLQDANYNVERAQTGIVFLDEVDKIGAVPGIHQLRDVGGEGVQQGMLKMLEGTVVNVPERNSPRKLRGETVQVDTTNILFVASGAYTGLDRLIARRLNEKYLGFGMPSTSGSGRRAAQSAASPMDNDQEERDKCLTKVQARDLVEFGMIPEFVGRFPVIVPFHSLNVSMLVRILTEPRNALVPQYKALLGLDEVDLTFTEDAVKSIAQLAMERHTGARGLRSIMEQLLLDPMFIVPGSDIRGVHITADYVKGSSTPEYSRDADAPASGTVATDSDTTTDNDKNFENSEKSGLNGKFIGSS
- the LOC120454516 gene encoding ATP-dependent Clp protease ATP-binding subunit clpX-like, mitochondrial isoform X2, producing the protein MSMVRRIILLGPKYSVWAKGSGAGQSQRSARCVILSAGSADDSNCGVRRFHLATRNCARNRLMRLEPAMAIPAYIDVTNATSRTPGDSSDSGSGSEGGASASGGSGAKSPGSAAGSGASSASGADPPGGGSDKFLSCPKCGSACTQVETFVSSTRFVKCAKCNYFFVVLSEVETKQRTKDEPKNQRKPPPPPQKIMEYLDKHVVGQDFAKKVLAVAVYNHYKRIHHNLPQLQNQGAGASGSGGGLDGIPRPDLLHITGIGHTLNSSPGNELPPKSPSQMGMGGGMGGPGLGAGLTGASSSSARGGGDHRSGSEILDRQSGDVKLEKSNIIMLGPTGSGKTLIAQTIAKCLDVPFAICDCTTLTQAGYVGEDIESVISKLLQDANYNVERAQTGIVFLDEVDKIGAVPGIHQLRDVGGEGVQQGMLKMLEGTVVNVPERNSPRKLRGETVQVDTTNILFVASGAYTGLDRLIARRLNEKYLGFGMPSTSGSGRRAAQSAASPMDNDQEERDKCLTKVQARDLVEFGMIPEFVGRFPVIVPFHSLNVSMLVRILTEPRNALVPQYKALLGLDEVDLTFTEDAVKSIAQLAMERHTGARGLRSIMEQLLLDPMFIVPGSDIRGVHITADYVKGSSTPEYSRDADAPASGTVATDSDTTTDNDKNFENSEKIPSSNPSLCKI
- the LOC120454518 gene encoding surfeit locus protein 6 homolog; translation: MTQAEVVKCLREEYEIAHNKEQKPKKEDLLTITKKFHQRVLELLTTHKVPYSKQEDEETYEEYLLSDTEESGNKKKRNQGKLKKQDSDDEDVEARIASIKNKLRQKKGPTTERQQKRRESKKLKRSKGVQKLLLSSAKNLKNENVKHQKLKNGLVKAEQETEDSKEHIQPVKVQPVYNQEAKIVYSKVDFAANPGGKAKKSHQNPKEILKKLRDTKKHLSELREQGETDKAAEIQTDIAWRNAFDKVEGKKVKDDTKLLQKAIKKRRVEKKKSKTKWTERKQKVEHDKEKRQKKRQENLDKRSKDKKNRKLKTASKKGRIIPGY